The genomic segment ACAACATCCCAAGCAACTCCAGATATTCCACTAACAGTTGGCTCTTCAACTTTACTTAATAGATGATGAAGTGCATGTCCCATTTCATGAAAAAGTGTTACTACATCACTATGTCTTAATAAAGATGGAATATCTTTTGTTGATTGTGGGAAATTTCCTACGATATAAGCTGTTGGAAGATTTATATTGTTATTTGAGTCTTTATAGTATGTGTGCCAGTTATTCATCCAAGCGCCACCTCTTTTATCATCTCTTGCTTCTAAATCTATATAAATTCTAGCTATTGTTTTATGATCCTCTAAAATATCATACACTTTTACTTTTTCATCCCAAGCTTTTGTATCTGAAGATTTAAACCCAATATTAAATAACTCTTTTAAAGCATTAAAAAATCCATTTAAAACGCTAGTTTGTTCAAAATAAGGTCTATAATACTCCTCGTCAATATCATATTGTGCTTTTTTTAGTTTTTCACTGTAGAAACTAATATCACTTGCTCTAAAGTCACTAATACCATCTTCTTTTGCTATTTGTTTAATTTCATCTAGCTCTTTTGTCGCTTTTTCTTTTGCTTTATTTCCCAACTCTTCCAAAAAGTTTATAACTTCATCTTCGCTCTTTGCCATTTTTGTAGCTAAAGAGTATGAAGCATAGTTTTCAAATCCTAAAATATTTACTTTTTCATCTTTTAAAGATAAAATTTTTTCTATCAACTCACCATTTTGTGGTGCTCGTGTTGTGTATGCTTTATATAGCTCTTCTCTTTTTTCTCTTGATGTTCCATAAGTCATATAAGCTATATAAGAAGGCATTTTAAGAGTAAATTTATATTTAGTTTTTCCATCTTCTTCAAATTTTGCTAGTTCCAAATCTGACTTTGGTATCTCTTTTACATCTTCAAAATTTTCAATTATAAGAGAAAAAGAGTTTGTTGCCTCTAAAATATTTTGTGAAAATTTATGAGATAGTTCTCCTAAAGCTAAATCTATCTCTTCTAGTCTTTGTTTTTTATTATTTTCTAGTTGGCAACCTGATAGCTCAAACTCTCTTATCTCATTTTCTAGCACTTTAATTTGTATATTATTTAAAGTACTTTTTTCATTAGACTGTATATATTTTAAAGCTATATAAATCTTTTCATTTTGGCTTATTTCACTTTCATATTTTGAGATAAGAGGAAGGCACTCTTCATATACTGTAGAAGTTATTTTTGAGTTTTTTACAGAATCTAAATGAAACACTGGAGTAATAAATTCATTTATTCTCTCCCCTATTTCAACAAACGGCAATACAAAATTTTTATAAGTTTTATTTTTAATCTCTAAAAGTTTTTCAACTTCAAATCTACTTTTATTTAAAAGCTCTTCCAAAACATTACTTGAATTCTCAAAATTCTCTATATTAAACTCTTTAAACATATTTTTTAATCCTTTATTATTCTTCATTTTATTTAAATTTTAGAGTAAATCCTCTATCAAATTTTTCATAATCTTTATAAAAAGAGTAGAATTCTACATTAAACTCTTTAAAATACTCTCCTAAACTCTTTTTTTGATCAAATCCCATTTCACAAAGTAAATAGGGTATTTTTTTATTGTTTGCACCATCTATAATATTTTTCAAAAGCTCATCTCCTATAACTCCACCAAAAAGTGCATTAGATGGCTCAAACTCTACATTCTTTGGTAGTTTATAATCATTTGCAATATATGGTGGATTTGAAATAAGCATAAAAATATCATCTTCTTTCACATTTTCAAACAAATTACTAAGTCTAAAATCTATTTTTTCTAAAACTTCAAACTTTTTTGCATTTTTTGTTGCTAATTCTATAGCTTTTGGGTTTATATCAACAGCTATAAAATCTATATTTTTATCTTTTAAAAGTTGTGCTAACATAACAGAAATTATTCCACTTCCTGTACCAATCTCAAGAACCTTTATGGCTTTTTCTTGATTTTTTACATTTTTTAATATTTCAAAAGCATTTTCAACTAAAAGTTCAGTTTCTGGTCTTGGAATTAAAACTTCTTCTTCTACAAAAAATTGTTCACCATAAAAAGATGCTTTTTTTATAATATACTCTAAAGGGAAATTTGTAGCTCTTTTTTTTACTAATTTTTCTAATTCTAACTCTTTTGTAAAAGGCTTATCATAATTAAGATGTAACCAAATTACATTTTTATCCAATAAATGCATTATTAATATCTCAACCTCTTTTGCTGGGATATGTGTGATATTTTTTAAATCTAATGCATATTTTTTTACACACTCTTTTATTGTCATTTTACCTCTTTTTTTAATCTAAAATATATAAAGCTATTTCATCAGCAAGTAGAAAATTATTATTGTAAACCCTATTTTCTTTTATACAAACCCTATTTTCAACTATTAACTCATCTACTTTTTTAAGCTCTTTTGAAGATAGTATGTTCAAATCAACCCCGAACTTACATCTAAATCCTAAAAGGACTTTTTCTGCCTTTATATCATCAATGCTTAACTCTTCAATATCTTCATATTTTGGGTTTTGTATATATTTTTCTATATTTTTTTGTTTATACATTCTTTTATTTTCAATACAAGCAACAGCTCCAGCTCCAACTCCTATATAATCATCCTTAGACCAATATCCATAATTATGTTTTGATTCAAAGTTCTCATTCGTACTAAAATTTGCTATTTCATATTGATTAAAGCCTAGCTTCTCAAGGTATCTAAATATTTCATAACTTAAATCTTCATCATCAATTTTTAGACTTTTTTTACTTTTTTGAAGCTCTTTTTCATTTAAAAAGAATTTTGTATCCTCTTCTATTATTAAGCTATACGCACTTAAATGCTCAACTTCTAACTCTTTTAAAGTATCAAAATCTCTTTTTAGAAGCTCAAAATTATCATTTGCAACTCCATATATTATATCGCAATTTATACTATTAAAACCTATACATTTTGCATTTTGTATGGCTTTAATAGCATTAAGTCTATTATGATTTCTACCTAAAAACTTTAGTTTCTCATCATCAAAACTTTGTACACCAAAGCTAACTCTATTCACGCCTAAACTATACATTTTTTCCAACCACTCTTTTGTGGCACTATTTGGGTTTGCTTCTGTTGTAATTTCACAATTTTCTAAAATATATGGATTTATTAATTCAAAAATATCTTCATATAAAGAAGCATCAACAGTTGATGGAGTCCCACCACCTATAAAAACGGTACTTAATTTTATCTCTTTATCTTTTAAGTAGTTTAAATTGTATTCTAAATCAATTTTTAAGGCTCTCATATATGCCTCTTTTTGACTATTTTTATTCGTATATGAGTTGAATGCACAGTAAAAACATTTGCTGTCACAAAAGGGGATATGTATATATAAAAGCAATTTTTAATCCTATATTCTATAAAATAACGTCTAATTATAAGGAAAAATATATTTATGACTGATAAAAATGTGATTGAAAAAGAGAAAAAAAAATTAAGACCAAATGTTGCAGCTATTATATTATCATCTAAATATCCAGCGAAGTGTGAGATTTTTATTGCTTCAAGAACTGATATTCCAAATGCTTGGCAGTTTCCTCAAGGTGGAATTGATGATGGAGAAAATACAAAAGAGGCACTTCTTAGGGAGCTTGAAGAAGAGATTGGTACAAAAGATATAGAAATAATAGCTGAATATCCAACTTGGGTCTCTTATCTTTTTCCTCCTGTAATTGCTCAAAAGATGTATCCTTATGATGGTCAAAAACAAAAATACTATTTAGTAAAACTAAAAAAAGATGCAAAAATAAATATAAATACTGAAATTCCAGAGTTTAGTGAATATAAGTTTGTA from the Aliarcobacter cryaerophilus ATCC 43158 genome contains:
- a CDS encoding RNA pyrophosphohydrolase is translated as MEKEKKKLRPNVAAIILSSKYPAKCEIFIASRTDIPNAWQFPQGGIDDGENTKEALLRELEEEIGTKDIEIIAEYPTWVSYLFPPVIAQKMYPYDGQKQKYYLVKLKKDAKININTEIPEFSEYKFVSLKEVYEHITFFKRTVYKQVLKYFKDEGYI
- the prmC gene encoding peptide chain release factor N(5)-glutamine methyltransferase, which translates into the protein MTIKECVKKYALDLKNITHIPAKEVEILIMHLLDKNVIWLHLNYDKPFTKELELEKLVKKRATNFPLEYIIKKASFYGEQFFVEEEVLIPRPETELLVENAFEILKNVKNQEKAIKVLEIGTGSGIISVMLAQLLKDKNIDFIAVDINPKAIELATKNAKKFEVLEKIDFRLSNLFENVKEDDIFMLISNPPYIANDYKLPKNVEFEPSNALFGGVIGDELLKNIIDGANNKKIPYLLCEMGFDQKKSLGEYFKEFNVEFYSFYKDYEKFDRGFTLKFK
- a CDS encoding M3 family metallopeptidase; translation: MFKEFNIENFENSSNVLEELLNKSRFEVEKLLEIKNKTYKNFVLPFVEIGERINEFITPVFHLDSVKNSKITSTVYEECLPLISKYESEISQNEKIYIALKYIQSNEKSTLNNIQIKVLENEIREFELSGCQLENNKKQRLEEIDLALGELSHKFSQNILEATNSFSLIIENFEDVKEIPKSDLELAKFEEDGKTKYKFTLKMPSYIAYMTYGTSREKREELYKAYTTRAPQNGELIEKILSLKDEKVNILGFENYASYSLATKMAKSEDEVINFLEELGNKAKEKATKELDEIKQIAKEDGISDFRASDISFYSEKLKKAQYDIDEEYYRPYFEQTSVLNGFFNALKELFNIGFKSSDTKAWDEKVKVYDILEDHKTIARIYIDLEARDDKRGGAWMNNWHTYYKDSNNNINLPTAYIVGNFPQSTKDIPSLLRHSDVVTLFHEMGHALHHLLSKVEEPTVSGISGVAWDVVEFPSQFLEYFSYDRDILKLFAKHYQTGEVLDDEAINRLIKAKNFQSSMATIRQIEFALFDFKLHQKLYKTELEIQELLNSIRDKFSVIKIPEYNKFQNSFSHIFSGGYSAGYYSYKWAEVLSADAFYMFLDSKNVLNKELGLKYKNCVLSKGGSDNMDKLFFDFAQREPKIDSLLKIDGII
- the hemW gene encoding radical SAM family heme chaperone HemW produces the protein MLLYIHIPFCDSKCFYCAFNSYTNKNSQKEAYMRALKIDLEYNLNYLKDKEIKLSTVFIGGGTPSTVDASLYEDIFELINPYILENCEITTEANPNSATKEWLEKMYSLGVNRVSFGVQSFDDEKLKFLGRNHNRLNAIKAIQNAKCIGFNSINCDIIYGVANDNFELLKRDFDTLKELEVEHLSAYSLIIEEDTKFFLNEKELQKSKKSLKIDDEDLSYEIFRYLEKLGFNQYEIANFSTNENFESKHNYGYWSKDDYIGVGAGAVACIENKRMYKQKNIEKYIQNPKYEDIEELSIDDIKAEKVLLGFRCKFGVDLNILSSKELKKVDELIVENRVCIKENRVYNNNFLLADEIALYILD